The following are from one region of the Lytechinus variegatus isolate NC3 chromosome 4, Lvar_3.0, whole genome shotgun sequence genome:
- the LOC121412912 gene encoding acid-sensing ion channel 1-like has translation MVEGTELGDFLQTYTFDYHSIKTMDTSSPFFPLLSNHTMTDIFTTYGHQLEQTVEFAIFGKTRALDRDTYFSTKITDFGLCTVFNDAESGNPPLLIKRPGALSGLQLRLNVEAAEYFWSPSFRPSSGFQIVIYEYGSQPLIEDQGFGIAPGTHSHIGVEVIEALNQEPPYGLCHDKQLKYFDRYGYAECYLECMGNFSVNACGCSGCGVFNVSDAQECTLWETFTCTSGSFADFVENETCDCPVACRVLTYQPSISTTKYPTTTWAEYYQSISLN, from the exons ATGGTAGAGGGTACCGAACTGGGAGATTTCCTGCAAACATACACATTCGATTATCATTCTATCAAGACTATGGATACTTCGAGTCCATTTTTCCCCCTATTAAGCAATCACACAATGACCGATATTTTCACCACTTACGGACATCAGCTTGAGCAAACAGTTGAATT TGCTATCTTCGGGAAGACAAGAGCTCTTGATCGTGACACTTACTTCTCGACAAAGATTACCGACTTCGGCCTTTGCACTGTCTTCAACGACGCGGAGAGTGGAAATCCACCTTTACTTATCAAACGCCCTG GTGCTCTCAGTGGCTTGCAGCTTCGGTTAAATGTCGAGGCAGCGGAATACTTTTGGAGTCCTTCTTTCCGACCGTCATCAGGGTTCCAGATTGTTATATATGAATACGGTTCACAACCACTCATAGAAGACCAAGGCTTTGGGATAGCACCCGGCACCCATAGCCATATTGGGGTTGAAGTGATAGAG GCTTTGAACCAGGAACCCCCGTACGGATTGTGCCACGACAAACAACTGAAGTATTTTGATCGCTACGGATACGCCGAGTGTTATCTCGAGTGCATGGGCAATTTTTCTGTCAATGCTTGTGGATGCTCAGGCTGCGGAGTATTTA ATGTAAGTGATGCGCAAGAATGCACTCTTTGGGAAACCTTCACGTGTACGTCTGGATCGTTCG ctGACTTTGTTGAGAACGAGACGTGTGATTGTCCCGTGGCTTGCCGTGTCCTAACCTATCAACCATCCATCTCAACCACCAAATACCCAACCACAACGTGGGCCGAATATTACCAATCCATCAGCCTGAATTGA